Proteins encoded together in one Polaribacter reichenbachii window:
- the pepT gene encoding peptidase T: MINKEQITERFISYVTIDTESDPNNPAFPSTEKQWVLAKKLATELKEIGLEDVELDENCYIMATLPSNIDYQVPTIGFIAHIDTSPDFTGANVKPQIIENYQGNAIILNEKENIVLSPDYFDDLLQYKGQTIITTDGKTLLGADDKAGVTEIVTAMEYLVNHPEIKHGKIRICFTPDEEVGKGAHLFDVEKFGAEWAYTMDGSQIGELEYENFNAASAIVTISGKIVHPGYAKGKMINSILIANDYITALPTKEVPEKTTDYEGFFHLHDISGDVEKTVLEYIIRDHDFDLFEKRKKLMQKIANDFNERLQQDLIAVEIKDQYFNMKEKIIPVMHIVHIAEEVMQEIGITPLIKPIRGGTDGSQLSYKGLPCPNIFAGGHNFHGRFEYVPVESMIKATEVIVGIAQKVSEKYK, encoded by the coding sequence ATGATTAATAAAGAACAAATTACAGAACGTTTTATAAGTTATGTAACCATAGATACTGAGTCAGATCCTAATAATCCTGCTTTTCCAAGTACAGAAAAACAATGGGTTTTAGCTAAAAAACTAGCAACAGAACTAAAAGAAATTGGTTTAGAAGATGTTGAATTAGATGAAAATTGTTACATAATGGCTACTTTGCCAAGTAATATCGATTATCAAGTACCAACAATTGGTTTTATTGCGCATATTGATACAAGTCCAGATTTTACAGGCGCCAATGTAAAGCCGCAAATCATAGAGAATTATCAAGGCAATGCGATTATTTTAAATGAAAAAGAAAACATTGTGTTGTCTCCAGATTATTTTGATGATTTATTACAATATAAAGGTCAGACTATAATTACTACTGATGGTAAAACGCTTTTAGGAGCAGATGACAAAGCTGGTGTTACAGAAATTGTTACTGCAATGGAATATTTAGTAAATCATCCTGAAATTAAACACGGTAAAATTAGAATTTGTTTTACACCTGATGAAGAAGTGGGTAAAGGAGCACATTTATTTGATGTTGAAAAATTCGGTGCAGAATGGGCTTACACAATGGATGGCAGCCAAATTGGCGAATTAGAATATGAAAATTTTAATGCAGCATCTGCCATAGTTACTATTTCTGGAAAAATAGTGCATCCTGGTTATGCAAAAGGAAAAATGATCAATTCTATTTTAATTGCAAACGATTATATTACTGCTTTACCAACTAAAGAAGTTCCTGAAAAAACAACAGATTACGAAGGTTTTTTCCATTTACACGATATTTCTGGTGATGTAGAGAAAACTGTTTTAGAATATATTATTAGAGATCACGATTTCGATTTATTCGAAAAAAGAAAAAAATTAATGCAAAAAATTGCTAACGATTTTAACGAACGTTTGCAACAAGATTTAATTGCTGTAGAAATAAAAGATCAATATTTTAATATGAAAGAGAAAATTATACCTGTAATGCATATTGTACATATTGCAGAAGAAGTAATGCAAGAAATTGGTATTACTCCTTTAATTAAGCCAATTAGAGGTGGTACAGATGGTTCTCAGCTTTCGTATAAAGGTTTGCCTTGTCCAAATATTTTTGCTGGGGGACATAATTTTCACGGTCGTTTTGAATATGTTCCTGTAGAATCTATGATAAAAGCCACAGAAGTAATTGTAGGAATTGCACAAAAAGTATCAGAAAAATATAAATAA
- a CDS encoding WD40/YVTN/BNR-like repeat-containing protein: MKRITLLFFAFLLIYSCAKEYIPRNIDTIQIQEFKIDSTSIRAIKVVDTEKVYYAGSKGNVGFKTDKDVSLNALNIKYKDSIIPNFRSVAFNGDDYFALSIGNPALLYKISQGKSTIVYKEEHEKVFYDALTFFDDNIHGIAVGDPTENCASIILTSDAGKTWKKLACKNLPKFEEGEAFFAASNTNIKTIDNTVWIASGGKKARILKSTDFGQTWQIYNTPIIQGNGPQGIYSIDFADKNNGIIIGGDYSKPQENKATKAITKDGGKTWTLIADNQNPNYKSCVQYVPNTNGKEIFAVGKTGISFSNDAGKTWKDVSNDSYYAIQFVDKNTAWLSGNEKIGKLILE; encoded by the coding sequence ATGAAAAGAATAACACTATTATTTTTTGCTTTCCTTTTAATATACTCTTGTGCAAAAGAATATATTCCTAGAAATATTGATACAATTCAAATACAAGAATTTAAAATTGATAGCACAAGTATAAGAGCCATAAAAGTAGTTGATACTGAAAAAGTTTATTATGCTGGTTCTAAAGGCAATGTGGGTTTTAAAACGGATAAAGATGTTTCTTTAAATGCCTTAAATATAAAATATAAAGACTCAATAATTCCGAATTTTAGAAGTGTTGCATTTAATGGCGATGATTATTTTGCCCTTTCTATTGGTAATCCAGCTTTATTGTATAAAATTTCGCAAGGAAAATCGACTATAGTTTACAAAGAAGAGCACGAAAAAGTATTTTATGATGCCTTAACTTTTTTTGATGATAATATTCACGGAATTGCAGTTGGAGACCCAACAGAAAATTGTGCATCAATTATTTTAACTTCGGATGCTGGTAAAACTTGGAAAAAATTAGCTTGCAAGAATTTACCAAAATTTGAAGAAGGTGAAGCCTTTTTTGCAGCAAGTAACACAAATATTAAAACCATAGACAACACAGTTTGGATAGCCTCTGGTGGTAAAAAAGCTAGAATTCTAAAATCTACAGATTTTGGGCAAACTTGGCAGATTTATAACACACCAATCATACAAGGAAATGGACCTCAAGGAATTTATTCTATAGATTTTGCTGATAAAAACAACGGAATTATTATTGGCGGAGATTACTCAAAACCTCAAGAGAATAAGGCTACCAAAGCCATAACAAAAGATGGTGGTAAAACTTGGACTTTAATTGCAGACAACCAAAATCCGAATTATAAAAGTTGCGTACAATATGTACCAAACACCAATGGAAAAGAGATTTTTGCAGTGGGTAAAACTGGGATTTCATTTTCTAATGATGCAGGAAAAACCTGGAAAGATGTTTCTAACGATAGTTATTATGCCATTCAATTTGTAGATAAAAATACAGCTTGGTTAAGTGGTAATGAGAAAATTGGTAAATTAATTTTAGAATAA